One Streptococcus sp. VT 162 genomic window, GACCAAGAGTTCGACCTTTTCTTTCCAGTCTTGGGCATTGAGGAGGGCTTGCATGGTGGACTGGCCCCATTGATTGAGGTAATCACGCTGACCACTGCGACGGTTTTCGATATAAGCAAAGCTGGTACCACCACGACCCGACAGGTCAACCGTTCGAACACCCAATTCATAGGCTCGTTCGATGGTCTTCACATCCATCCCAAAACCTACTTCCTTGAGAATAATAGGAACGGGGATTTGCTTGCTATAGTCTGCCAGATGCGATTGCCAGCTTCGAAACTTTCTTTCTCCCTCTGGCATGAGCAATTCCTGCATAACATTGACGTGCACTTGTAAAAGAAGAGGATTCATCTCTTGCACAGTCTGAAGTCCCAACTCAACAGGCTTGTCCAATCCAATATTGGTTCCAAGGAGCAGCTTTGGATGGCTGGATTTGACAGAAAAAGAATCATCTGTTGGATCTTTTAGGACTGCACTATAAGAGCCCGTTACAAACAAAATCCCACAGGCTTCTGCCACCTGAGCCAGTTTTTGATTGATTTCTTTACCTTTTTTGCTCCCACCTGTCATGGCATTGATATAAAAAGGAAAGTCCCACTTTCGACCTGCAAACTCTGTAGACAAATCAATCTCATCCAGGTCATAAAGAGGCAGGGAAGAATGAATCAACTCCACCTCATCAAAGCTATTATAGGAACTTTTCTGCTCAAGGGCATAGCGGATGTGCTCATCCTTACGATTTGTCGTCATGTCCTATCCTTTCTTGGTATAAGAGCTCAATCCCCAGATCGGCCCAACGGTTTTTTAAGGTTTCAGTTGATTGCTCATCAAAACTCAAGGCAATGCCACAGTCACCACCACCAGCGCCACTACTTTTGGCAACAGCCAGCAAATCTTGACTGGCTTCTTTCAACTGTCTCAGCGAAGGCGTGTAAATATCTGGGCTCAAGCCTTCTAAAAGCTGACTGGCTGTTTCCACCTGATCGATAATTTTTTCTGCATTCCCCTGCTCCAAGGCTTCTACCAAAGTAACCACTGTTGCTTTTGAGGAAGTTAAAAAGTTCTGGTCTATGTTTTGTTTGATTTGCTTGACCATTTGACTCGATACGGCCACTTGCTTGGTCCATCCCACTAGGAAATCACATTCTAGGCCCGGTTGCACTTGTGAGATAGAAAAGCCCCAGTCACGCTCCAAAACCGTCGCCAAGCTTTCTTCTTCCAACCACGCAGCTATCTTCTTTCGATCAAAAGACTGGTAGAGAACCAAATCTTCTGCCACAATACAGGCAAGGTCTCCCATAGAACCATTGTCGCCTCGCTTGAGCAAGACCGCGCTAGCCAGCTTAAACAAGAGTTCCGGATCAACCGTAATATCATATAGAGCCAGCAGGGCCTTAATCACCAAGACAACGACGCTACCACTAGAACCTAGACCAAACTTTTTGCCTTCCCGTTCCATTTTTCCACGGATTTCCAAGGAAAAAGGTCGCAAAGTCTGACCACGATTGGCGAGGAAGTCCCCCATCAAAGCAATAGTTTCTTGAATCAAACTGTAGTCAGGATTTGGCGTCAAGTCCACTGCAAAATCAAACAGATCTGAGTAGATACGGTAGCTGTCAGAAAAAGCAATCTCAGCCTTCATATAGATGGGGATGGCCTTTATCAAGGCCAACTGCCCTGGCTCTAGAATAGCATATTCACCTGCCCAATAGAGTTTCCCGCAAGTTTTAACAGCAATCATCTTGGCTCAAATCCTTTGTTTTTGACACAATCAAGCGATAACGTTGACCAAAGATTTCAGATAGATGATCCAAATCTTTCTCCTGACAGAGGACCTTGACATTGGGACCGGCATCCATTGTAAAGTAACAGGCTTCACCTTGCTCACGAAGCTGACGAACAAAGTCCATCGCTTCATAGGACGCATCCGTTAGATATGAAAAGGCTGGACTAGCAGTCTTGGTCGTAGTGTGCATAGCAAGGGCATTTTTCTCCGTTAGTTCCCCAATCTTGGCAAAGTCATTATCTTTGAGATAGACCAGCATCTCCTGATAGTCCTTTTCAGACTGGCGCACCCAGTCGTCAAAAGTCGTCGAGGTTTCCACACAGAGTTTCATCCCATCACGGCTAGAGATTGGTTTTTTCTTGTCCTCCAGCACCAACATAATCATAGCTAGTTTCAAGTCTGTTTCTACAGGGTAAATTTCCCCGCTATCCTTATCCCAAGCACCTAGCGGTCCATAAAAACTGCGAGAGGACGACCCTGAGGCAAACTTAGCCTCCTGCGCCAACTGGCTCCGATTCAGACCAAGCTGGAAATAAGCATTGCAAGCCTTGACCAAGGCGGACAAACCACTAGAACTGGATGACAAGCCAGCCGCAGTCGGCATGTTGTTTTGGGTATCGATACGAACAAATCCCTCACCTTCTGGACGGTAACGGTCGATGATTTTGCTCATCTTGGCATGTTCAGCCTCACTCTGAAGCTGACCATTGATATAAAATGTATCCGCCGTCGCATGGACTGGTAGAGGCGACAAGGTCGTTTCCGTATACATGTTTTCCAAAGTCAATGAGATACTGCTAGTAGCAGGCACCATCTCTTTTTCTTTTTTCTTTCCCCAGTATTTGATAATGGCAATATTTGCGTAGGAACGTACGGTTACAGGCTTTCGATCCATGTCTGAACAGCTCCTTTCTCTTCTAATCGTTTTGCTAGTTCTTCTGCTTGATCCAGATTGGCTACCAAGGCGATAATACAGCCTCCTAGCCCACCCCCACTCATCTTGGCACCTAGAGCACCATGGCTAAGAGCCGTTGCAACAAGGGAGTCTGCTTCAGGGCTACTGACACCAATTTCTTTTAAATGTAAATGCGCTTGACTGAGGATTTGTCCCAGTTCCTCAGCATCTTTTCGTCTAATCGCAACTTCTGCTTGCTGGGTCAATTCTCCCAAGGCATGCAAAAACGGTAGGGCATCCTTGCCCTTACTTTGAACCACTTGGATGGCTTCACGAGTGTGACCATAAACACCCGTATCTGCAATCACCAAATAGGCAGATAGGTTCATCTCAAGTTCTGTAAAACCAACATTCTTGATAAAGCGAATGGGTTGGTCACTGAGACAGGTCTTGGCATCCAACCCGCTTGGATTCATATGGGCAATCATCTCAGCCCGATTGACCAGTATTTCCAGTACATCATGAGGCAGATTGGCTTGATAGTAGTCAAATACCGCACGTATGGCCGCTATGCTGATAGCCGCTGACGAACCCATTCCCCGTTTTTCAGGGATAGCTGAGTCAATCACACATCGAATGCAAGCTTCTTTGATATCCAAATACTCCAGCGATGCATAAACTGCCATGGACAAGGTATCCTCCTCATAAAGACGCCACGGATTTTCAGCAGGGACCACCTTACATGTCACCTCCACCTCCAAAAGAGGTAGGGAAATGGCAGGATAGCCGTATACGACAGCGTGCTCTCCTATTAAAATAATCTTACTATGTGCCTGACCGACACCAACTTTTTTTGTCATGTTTTCCTTTAACCAGACGAAAAGACCGTCTCATTTCATACAGTAGTATTTTCTCCTATCTATTTTATTATATTTTCACAAAAAAAGCGATTGTTTCCTTCACAATCGCCTCTTTCATTATTGAACCCATTCGCCATTATAGTTGACCGAATAGCCTTCTACGGTCGTATTCACTGCTAAAGCACCTGAGCTGTATGCGTAGTACCATTTGCCATTGACCTGGAACCAGCCTGTCTTCATATCTCCATTACTTGCATGTAAGTAGTACCAAGTCGAACCTACCTGATACCAGCCAGTCGCCATGGCTCCTGATGAACGAGCCAGTCGCCATGGCTCCTGATGAACGGAGATAGTACCATTTATTACCAAGATGTTGCCAACCTGTTTGCATGATGCCAGTTGTTGGATCTAAGTAGTACCATGGAGCAGGTTTGCTTCTATCAATGCCAAAAGTAACATGGAAATCTTGAGTCCAACCCTTAGCAACTTCACCAATTGGTAGTGGATTGTAAGAATCATCGCCAGAAATTCCTAGCTTATTTAAATAATACCAATTGCCGTCTTCATAAGTCCAGCCTGTCTTTACAGCATAATGATTATCAAAATAATAAGTTCTCTTTTCAGGAGATGGAGGATATTGTTCACCATATACTTTTCCTGTATTTTCAGACGTTTTTGCCTCTAGTACTTGTTTATCTGTTTGTTCTAGCAAAGCACCATCTGAGCTAAAATAATACCATTTTTGTTGGAGTCCGATTTCATTAACTGGTTGGTTATCTAATAAATTATCACGATAACCTGTTCCAGGAATTTCTAAGTATTGCCAACCGACAACCATCTCTCCTCTACCACCAAAATAGTACATTTTCCCGTCTATTTTATGCCAGTAGATAGCCTTATTCTCATCTTTTATATAATATTTTCTATTGTCCTTTT contains:
- a CDS encoding phosphomevalonate kinase, with protein sequence MIAVKTCGKLYWAGEYAILEPGQLALIKAIPIYMKAEIAFSDSYRIYSDLFDFAVDLTPNPDYSLIQETIALMGDFLANRGQTLRPFSLEIRGKMEREGKKFGLGSSGSVVVLVIKALLALYDITVDPELLFKLASAVLLKRGDNGSMGDLACIVAEDLVLYQSFDRKKIAAWLEEESLATVLERDWGFSISQVQPGLECDFLVGWTKQVAVSSQMVKQIKQNIDQNFLTSSKATVVTLVEALEQGNAEKIIDQVETASQLLEGLSPDIYTPSLRQLKEASQDLLAVAKSSGAGGGDCGIALSFDEQSTETLKNRWADLGIELLYQERIGHDDKS
- a CDS encoding diphosphomevalonate decarboxylase; its protein translation is MDRKPVTVRSYANIAIIKYWGKKKEKEMVPATSSISLTLENMYTETTLSPLPVHATADTFYINGQLQSEAEHAKMSKIIDRYRPEGEGFVRIDTQNNMPTAAGLSSSSSGLSALVKACNAYFQLGLNRSQLAQEAKFASGSSSRSFYGPLGAWDKDSGEIYPVETDLKLAMIMLVLEDKKKPISSRDGMKLCVETSTTFDDWVRQSEKDYQEMLVYLKDNDFAKIGELTEKNALAMHTTTKTASPAFSYLTDASYEAMDFVRQLREQGEACYFTMDAGPNVKVLCQEKDLDHLSEIFGQRYRLIVSKTKDLSQDDCC
- a CDS encoding choline-binding protein C; translated protein: MKTGWFQVNGKWYYAYSSGALAVNTTVEGYSVNYNGEWVQ
- a CDS encoding isopentenyl pyrophosphate isomerase, coding for MTTNRKDEHIRYALEQKSSYNSFDEVELIHSSLPLYDLDEIDLSTEFAGRKWDFPFYINAMTGGSKKGKEINQKLAQVAEACGILFVTGSYSAVLKDPTDDSFSVKSSHPKLLLGTNIGLDKPVELGLQTVQEMNPLLLQVHVNVMQELLMPEGERKFRSWQSHLADYSKQIPVPIILKEVGFGMDVKTIERAYELGVRTVDLSGRGGTSFAYIENRRSGQRDYLNQWGQSTMQALLNAQDWKEKVELLVSGGVRNPLDMIKCLVFGAKAIGLSRTVLELIETYSVEEVISIVQGWKEDLRLIMCALNCATIADLQNVDYILYGKLKEAKDQM
- a CDS encoding mevalonate kinase; protein product: MTKKVGVGQAHSKIILIGEHAVVYGYPAISLPLLEVEVTCKVVPAENPWRLYEEDTLSMAVYASLEYLDIKEACIRCVIDSAIPEKRGMGSSAAISIAAIRAVFDYYQANLPHDVLEILVNRAEMIAHMNPSGLDAKTCLSDQPIRFIKNVGFTELEMNLSAYLVIADTGVYGHTREAIQVVQSKGKDALPFLHALGELTQQAEVAIRRKDAEELGQILSQAHLHLKEIGVSSPEADSLVATALSHGALGAKMSGGGLGGCIIALVANLDQAEELAKRLEEKGAVQTWIESL